A region of the Deltaproteobacteria bacterium genome:
GCCCTCGATGCAGGCCTTGCAAACGTCCGGATCGGCAACGTGCATCTTCTGTGGTAGGGTATCTGCTTTTGTGTTAGATAATAGAGCATGGACCTTACAGCGGCACTCAAGAAAAACTTCCTTTTCCAAAACCTTCCCGACGATGCCCTCGCGGAGATCGCCCGGTTCTGCCGCCAAAGCAGGTTTTCCCGAAAGTCCGTGCTGTTCAACGAGGGGGATAACGCAGAGGGCTTCTACCTTCTCGTCTCGGGAAAAGTCATCGTATTCAAGGTCTCCGCAGAAGGAAAGGAGCAGGTCATTCACATCGTGGAGCCAGGGCAGACCTTCGCGGAAGCGTCCGTTTTCAGCGGCGGGACATACCCGGCATTTGCCAAAACCATCGAGGACTCCCTGCTCGTTTTTATCCCGAAGAAAGAGTTCATGAACATGCTGGCGGAAAAGCCCGACATCGCGATCCGGATGCTCTCCTCCATGGCGGCCTGGTTGAGGAGGATGGTGGACCTCGTGGAAGACCTCTCGCTGAAAGATGTCGAGACGCGGTTTCTCCGGTTCCTGAAAACCCGCCTGGAGAGGACGGGCGCCGACATCGAAAAAGACGCGGTGATAGAGCTCGATGTGGACAAGGCAGTGATCGCGGCACAGATCAACGCCGTTCCCGAGACCTTCTCGAGGATGCTCAAGAGGCTNNNNNNNNNNNNNNNNNNNNNNNNNNNNNNNNNNNNNNNNNNNNNNNNNNNNNNNNNNNNNNNNNNNNNNNNNNNNNAGCTGAAACCGCTTCCGGCAGTGGGAAAAGGACGCCAAAAGCGCCTTCCTTTTGTTGTTTTCCAATCATTTAACCGAAACAGACAAGCGAGGTTCCGGGCCACAATTCACTCCCGGGAAGATGGCCACAACCCGCCATCCGTGAATAATAAGGGGTGACAGAGCAAACAATTTTTCCTATATTCAGGTAGTTATAATTTTTCCGGGTAAAGAGGGCGCACATCGGGCGAAAAAGCAGGATCGATGCGAGAGGAGGGGATACCGATGATGAAATATCCGACGTGGCTTGCCGCTATCATCGCCACGGTCTTTACTCTCCTTGCAAGCGGAACCCCCGCGAAGGCGGATTTGCAATTTCCCCTGAAGAGCATTTCTCCGGTAATCACGCCATCGGGAGAATACCATCTCAGGCTGGGAGCCAGTTACAACAAGGGGGAACTGCTTCTCTTCCAGACCGAGAACAAGGACAGGCGCGTCTATGAACTCCCGAGTTTCAACATGGCCGTCGGCCTGTCTCACAACGTGGAACTGCTCCTCCAATACCCCCTTCTTCTTATAAACCAGAACGACAAGACGCAGGACTACGGATCGGGAGACCTCAAGATAACGGCCGTCTTCAAGTTTCTCAGGGTGCGCAAGATATTCCCCGACTTTGCCTTCACCCTGGCGATGAAACTTCCCAACGCCAGCAACGAGGAAGAGTTCGGAACAGACGAGACGGACCTGTTCCTGGGAATCGCAGCTTCCCGGACAATCGGGCCTGCCACGCTCCTGATCAACGCCGACTTTGCAATTCTGGGAGACCCGTCTGCGAGAAACACGCAGGACGATCTATTTGAGTACAGAGCAGGGCTCATCTACCCGATAAGGGAATCCGTATCGGCATCTCTGGGGTTAGAAGGGGCGGAGACCAGCAGGAGAACGAATGACCGCCGCTTCATCCGGGGAGGAATCGCCTTCAGCTGGAAAAAGTTCCTCGTCGATGCGGGGGGAGCGCTGGGGCTCTCGGAAGAATCGGGGGATTTTCAGGTGGCCGTTGGGATAACCATGATGTTCGGCATCGAGAGCGGACCGGCCTCCCACCCCTGATACCCCCCCTTAAGTCAGGACGAAGAGAGCCCAGAGAAACAGGATGCAGCCGAGAAGCAGGCTGACCCCGATTCCCGCCGGTATGGTCTTTCGCAAAACGTCGGGCTCCTTTCCGATGCCGTTGCAAAGGGGCGTGGCTATGGCGACCTTGAAGGGGCTCGAGATACTTCCAACGCCCGCACCCACGGCGAGAACGGAGGCCAAAAGGGCGGGATCCACGCCGAGAAGATTTCCTATGTTTACCTGTAATTTAGCAAAGAGCATGATCGAAGCGACACCGTAACCGGTGAGGAGGGTGCCCGCCCATCCGAGGAAGGGAACGAAGAAAAGATAATATATTCCCGTAACGGCATGGAGCCCCTCGGCGATTACCGTGGCGAGATTCCCCGATGGTGAAAGCTTCGAAAAGGAGGGGTCAAAGCCGGAAAAGGAAATGACCTGGCCCATGGCGCCGAAAAGGGCCATGGCAACCGCCGCTCTCACGCTTTTCGGGAAGTTGTCTCGAAAAATTTTCCCGAAACGCCCAGCATTTCCCCCGTTTGCCTTCACCGCTACGTACCCTGCGAGAAACAGGAAGGTGTATATGTCCTGAAGCGGCCTGAAGGTGACCGGGTGAGCGCTGATTATTTCGACGTTTAGGGAGAAGACCCCCTCGAGAAACTCCTTCAGGACAGGAACGTGGTTGGCTATAAGATAGAGAAGCACGATGATGCCGTACGGGATGACATCCTGGTAGCGCGGCCTGACCCTTTCTTTGACAACACCCCTTTCCCCGCACATCCCCGCTCTCCCGGCGATGTACACCGCTGCAATCGCTACCGCGCCACCCACCACGCCGGAGACGGCAAAGGTGAGAAATCTCACGGAGAAAAGAACGGCTCCCCCCAGCGCGAGCGCCGACAGGACGAGGAGGGCGTAGTCAGCCCCTGTCCACGGGTGAGATGAGACGACGAAGGGCAAAAGAAAGGAGAGGAAAAAGATAGCGATGACGGAAAATACCGCCACCGGCATGAGGAGGGAGGCGACCTTGATCCCCGAAGCCAGGGAGAGAACCATCATGATGATACCAGCAAACTCGAGGGTCAAAAGCCCGGAGTACCCCAGGATCGACAATGCCGCCGACTCTTCAGGGTGGAACCCTTCGGCGTAAAAAAGGGGGGCAGTAAGGGGCTCGGCCACGATGCCCATGCCTTCGAACACATTGCCGAGGCCAAAAGAGAGGATCAACGCCTTGCCGGGCTTGTTCTCGACCCGGCCGCAGAGATAGTCGCCCACCCTTTTCAGGGCGCCCGTGCCGATGAGCACATCGGCAAGCAGGATCCCCGCCCAGACCACCAGAATAACCGGCATGGTCGTTACGACCCCATCGACAACGGAAAGGGCTATCACGGAGAGAGGGGTGTGGAAGGCAAAATAGACGACTGCGGACGTATAGAGGAGGCCCGCCGCCCCCGTTACGATCACCCCCGCCCTGAACAGGAGAATGAGGAGACTGATGAAGACGACCGGAGAGACCGCCAGGACAAAATCAAACAAATGACCCCCCAGAGACGAATTCGGAAAGGTATCCCATCATAATAAGTGGGGGCCCCGATGGAAAGAAATTTTTTCCTCCTCTCCCGCGATATGAACCCTTACGAGGAGAAACCCGCCGAAACCGGAAGCAAGGAAGACAAAATAAATCGTTTAATATCATATGCTTAAGGTGGTGTCAGAGCAAAGGGGGAAGGTGTCAGAGCAAAAGTGGTNNNNNNNNNNNNNNGTTCTTACAGATTTTTCACCTGCCGCGTGACGTTTCTTACGAAGCGCCGGATAGCTGCTTGACAGCGCCTGGCATTTCTTTGCCGGGTCGAACCGCACCGCTATCCCAGCTTCGCTCATCGACAAACTGCCGTTTGGTTAAAAATAGGTGCTTTTCTTGACTTTTTTACAGAAATCACGGCCCACAGGGCTGCCCCCTCCCGGATCGAAATTTCACATCGGGGGATGGTTCCCCTAAAATCCTCCCTGTGGCATCCAAGTTGCATGTATACTGTTGATATACTTTTCATCGATTATGATCGGAAAAACTCCTATGTTAATAGAGTCTGGGATGCCGGCCCGACTTAAGGGGTGACCCACACGCGGAGG
Encoded here:
- a CDS encoding cyclic nucleotide-binding domain-containing protein, whose protein sequence is MDLTAALKKNFLFQNLPDDALAEIARFCRQSRFSRKSVLFNEGDNAEGFYLLVSGKVIVFKVSAEGKEQVIHIVEPGQTFAEASVFSGGTYPAFAKTIEDSLLVFIPKKEFMNMLAEKPDIAIRMLSSMAAWLRRMVDLVEDLSLKDVETRFLRFLKTRLERTGADIEKDAVIELDVDKAVIAAQINAVPETFSRMLKRL